A stretch of Methanobrevibacter sp. YE315 DNA encodes these proteins:
- a CDS encoding nucleoside monophosphate kinase — protein sequence MQVFGITGMPGSGKSVVSDIACEKGAIIVSMGDIVREEAKKRGEGSKETAKNLRAEYGQYIVSELTIKKIKKLLDDGIENIIIVEGIRSHHEVEMFKENFEEFFILSIFANSNLRFERLKKRMREDDSTDYAVFKARDESELTFGIGNVIALSDKMIINESDLESFGEKINEFLKEFDL from the coding sequence ATGCAAGTATTTGGAATAACCGGGATGCCAGGTTCCGGGAAAAGTGTAGTTTCTGACATCGCATGTGAAAAAGGAGCGATTATCGTAAGTATGGGAGATATTGTTAGAGAAGAAGCTAAAAAAAGAGGAGAAGGTTCTAAAGAAACTGCTAAAAACTTAAGAGCTGAATACGGCCAATATATTGTTTCTGAATTAACAATTAAAAAGATCAAAAAACTTTTGGATGATGGAATCGAGAACATAATAATTGTCGAAGGGATTAGAAGCCATCATGAAGTGGAGATGTTTAAAGAAAACTTTGAAGAATTCTTTATCTTATCAATTTTTGCAAATTCCAATCTACGTTTTGAAAGGTTAAAAAAGAGAATGAGAGAAGACGATTCAACAGATTATGCTGTATTTAAAGCTAGAGATGAATCTGAATTAACTTTCGGCATTGGAAATGTTATTGCACTTTCAGATAAAATGATTATTAACGAAAGCGATTTGGAAAGCTTCGGTGAAAAAATCAACGAGTTCCTGAAGGAATTTGATTTATAA
- a CDS encoding phosphopantothenate/pantothenate synthetase has translation MIPKSHPRYESLLLRDKMVKASQAGYLADSALIAHGRGEAFDYLIGEKTTYPAKRAMYVAVAALLLSNNPVISVNGNATALAIDEIIEFANTIKAKIEINLFYRTNERVRLITQLYKDHGYKNILGSLEDEMEYFDEIENNRASASKTGIYVADTILIPLEDGDRAEILKKNGKNIITIDLNPLSRTSKMSDVSIMDNIVRAIPFMTKIAEDLKTQDKQILIELVNDFDNEENLKESLEQIKIKE, from the coding sequence ATGATACCAAAATCACACCCTCGATATGAATCTTTACTTTTAAGAGATAAAATGGTTAAAGCATCACAAGCAGGATACTTAGCGGATTCTGCATTGATTGCACATGGAAGAGGCGAAGCTTTCGACTATTTGATTGGTGAAAAAACCACTTACCCTGCAAAAAGAGCAATGTATGTTGCCGTTGCAGCCTTACTATTATCCAATAATCCTGTTATCTCAGTTAATGGAAATGCAACTGCATTAGCTATTGATGAAATAATTGAGTTTGCGAATACCATTAAAGCTAAAATTGAGATAAATCTATTTTATAGAACTAATGAACGAGTTAGATTAATCACACAATTATATAAAGATCACGGCTACAAAAACATTTTGGGAAGCCTTGAAGATGAAATGGAATATTTCGATGAAATCGAAAACAATAGAGCTTCAGCCAGTAAAACAGGAATTTACGTAGCGGACACAATATTAATCCCTCTTGAAGATGGAGACCGAGCAGAAATATTGAAGAAAAATGGAAAAAACATCATTACTATAGATTTAAATCCGCTTTCAAGAACTTCAAAAATGTCTGATGTTTCCATTATGGACAATATTGTAAGAGCAATACCTTTCATGACAAAAATCGCTGAAGATTTGAAAACTCAAGATAAGCAAATATTAATTGAACTGGTTAATGACTTTGACAATGAAGAAAATCTTAAAGAATCATTAGAACAAATTAAAATAAAAGAGTGA
- a CDS encoding M42 family metallopeptidase — translation MMELMKELSLAPGVSGSEEEVAKIIARELEGVADKIETDSLGNLIVTKKGEKKAPSVMLAAHMDEIGLMIRYIDDNGFIKFSKIGGINDQMLMNQTVTVHSSIGEPLIGVIGSKPPHVTTAEEKNKVVKYDDMFIDIGAKDKEDAEKMVRIGDKMTFNSLFAEYPNDLVMGKALDNRAGCYVMIEVLKRVKTRATVYVVGTVQEEVGLKGARTSAFKLNPDMAIALDVTLSGDHPGIKPDEAPVVIGKGPAVILSDASGRGILTHQSIKDMLINAGDENDIPYQLEVSDGGTTDGSAIHLVREGIPTGVLSVPTRYIHTPVSVCSMEDVESTIQLITEAINKL, via the coding sequence ATGATGGAATTAATGAAAGAGCTATCTTTAGCACCGGGAGTATCTGGGTCTGAAGAGGAAGTAGCTAAAATTATTGCACGTGAATTAGAAGGTGTAGCTGATAAAATCGAAACAGACAGTTTGGGGAACTTAATTGTTACTAAAAAAGGTGAAAAGAAAGCCCCTTCTGTAATGTTGGCAGCTCACATGGATGAAATTGGACTAATGATTAGATACATTGATGATAATGGTTTTATTAAATTCTCAAAAATTGGTGGAATCAACGACCAAATGCTTATGAATCAGACTGTAACAGTTCACTCTTCAATAGGAGAACCTCTCATAGGAGTAATCGGTTCAAAACCACCACACGTAACAACTGCCGAAGAAAAAAATAAAGTTGTTAAGTATGATGATATGTTTATTGACATTGGTGCAAAAGATAAGGAAGATGCAGAAAAAATGGTAAGAATTGGGGATAAGATGACCTTCAATTCTTTATTTGCAGAATATCCTAATGATTTGGTTATGGGTAAAGCTTTAGACAATCGTGCAGGCTGTTATGTTATGATTGAAGTTTTAAAAAGAGTTAAAACAAGAGCCACTGTTTATGTTGTAGGTACCGTACAGGAAGAAGTGGGTCTTAAAGGAGCAAGAACCTCTGCATTCAAATTAAATCCCGACATGGCTATTGCACTTGATGTAACTTTATCAGGTGACCATCCTGGAATCAAGCCAGATGAAGCGCCTGTTGTTATAGGTAAAGGTCCGGCTGTTATTTTATCAGATGCAAGTGGAAGGGGTATTTTGACCCATCAATCCATTAAAGACATGCTCATCAATGCCGGTGATGAAAATGATATCCCATACCAGTTAGAAGTGAGTGATGGTGGAACAACTGACGGATCTGCAATTCATTTGGTCCGTGAGGGTATCCCGACCGGTGTGTTATCTGTTCCTACACGTTATATACACACTCCGGTCAGTGTGTGCAGTATGGAAGATGTTGAATCAACAATTCAACTGATTACTGAAGCTATAAATAAATTATAG
- a CDS encoding ribonuclease H-like domain-containing protein gives MTNDYKFEEYLRNALSNSISSSNPSEDTKQKARKLSSSYFQDLKEKLLIEYENKSLSDIMDCKVSKTSFGDALKITKTERIDFKIEDNNFKNQINSNLKLLPKIGLKTEENLKRKGFTTIESLEGHDKYCDMASKFMNRIDDMSFKETFDLLDNNRYSKKCRDNLIKCISMTDVENFKFMDIETKGLSNVPIILIGIAEIKNNKIIASQYFLRDYFEEPNIIEAYMSHLDESSIHVTFNGKTFDVPFIKNRCRYNGINADLDMVHLDLMYFAKGLWKDKLPNCQLQTIEKEIFGIEREEDVPGQYIPGYYDTYLSKSNIGPVVPIIEHNCQDIISLASFLERMYEEVN, from the coding sequence ATGACTAATGATTATAAATTTGAAGAATATCTTAGAAATGCATTATCTAATTCAATCAGTTCTTCAAACCCTTCAGAAGATACAAAACAAAAAGCTAGAAAGTTATCAAGTTCCTATTTCCAGGATTTAAAGGAAAAGCTTCTGATAGAATATGAAAATAAGTCTTTAAGCGACATTATGGACTGCAAGGTTTCAAAGACTTCTTTTGGGGATGCATTAAAGATAACTAAAACAGAAAGGATTGATTTTAAGATTGAGGACAACAATTTTAAAAATCAGATTAACAGTAATCTTAAGCTGTTGCCGAAAATAGGGTTGAAAACAGAGGAAAACCTAAAAAGAAAAGGATTCACAACAATAGAATCCCTTGAAGGCCATGATAAATATTGCGATATGGCTTCCAAGTTCATGAATCGCATTGACGATATGTCATTCAAGGAAACTTTTGATTTGTTGGACAATAATAGATATTCAAAAAAATGCAGGGACAATTTGATTAAATGCATAAGCATGACAGATGTTGAAAACTTCAAGTTCATGGATATTGAAACCAAAGGACTTTCAAATGTCCCCATAATACTGATTGGCATTGCAGAGATAAAGAACAATAAAATCATTGCATCGCAATACTTCTTGAGGGACTACTTTGAAGAACCCAATATCATTGAAGCTTATATGTCACATTTGGATGAAAGTTCAATACATGTTACATTCAATGGAAAAACTTTTGATGTACCTTTTATTAAAAATAGATGCAGGTATAATGGAATCAATGCAGACCTTGACATGGTGCATCTTGATTTAATGTATTTTGCAAAAGGCTTATGGAAAGACAAACTTCCAAATTGTCAGCTTCAAACAATCGAAAAGGAGATTTTCGGAATTGAACGTGAGGAAGATGTTCCGGGACAGTATATTCCAGGTTATTATGATACTTATTTATCAAAAAGCAATATAGGTCCGGTTGTGCCCATAATAGAGCACAACTGCCAGGATATTATTTCACTTGCGAGTTTTTTAGAGAGAATGTATGAGGAAGTAAATTAG
- a CDS encoding flavodoxin domain-containing protein: MKKIIKVFFSPSGTTKKVVGKIAGNFKQEKENCDLLNFDSEREFGENDIVIVGMPVFAGRIPKTASERLSKLTGNNTKAIAVVNYGNAHVTDALLELVDILKENNFDVIAAASTISHHSIFDGVAVGRPDSSDIEKINEFAQKCIEKIESGESLQSEIPGNRPYTDYKQLPFVISCDETVCAFCYDCVSICPEHAIPEEDPVDTDLDLCSRCTACIHICQEDARMFTGEAFESKKPAFEQANSERKEPEFYL; the protein is encoded by the coding sequence ATGAAAAAAATTATAAAAGTATTTTTTAGTCCATCCGGTACAACCAAAAAAGTTGTTGGAAAAATAGCCGGCAATTTCAAACAGGAAAAAGAAAACTGTGACTTATTGAATTTTGACAGCGAAAGAGAGTTTGGCGAAAACGATATTGTTATTGTAGGAATGCCTGTTTTTGCTGGAAGAATACCGAAAACCGCAAGCGAAAGATTATCAAAATTAACTGGAAACAATACCAAAGCAATCGCCGTTGTAAATTATGGAAATGCCCATGTAACCGATGCATTGCTTGAATTGGTGGACATTTTAAAGGAAAACAACTTTGATGTCATTGCAGCTGCATCAACCATAAGCCATCATTCCATATTTGATGGTGTTGCAGTCGGCAGACCTGACAGTTCAGATATTGAAAAGATTAATGAATTTGCACAGAAATGTATTGAAAAAATAGAATCCGGTGAATCCCTGCAAAGCGAAATTCCTGGAAACAGACCATACACAGATTATAAACAGTTACCATTTGTAATAAGCTGTGATGAAACAGTCTGCGCATTCTGTTACGACTGTGTTTCAATATGCCCTGAACATGCAATTCCTGAAGAAGACCCTGTAGATACCGACCTTGACTTGTGTTCAAGATGTACAGCATGCATACATATCTGTCAGGAAGACGCACGTATGTTTACTGGAGAAGCGTTTGAAAGTAAAAAACCAGCGTTTGAACAAGCAAACAGTGAAAGAAAAGAGCCTGAATTTTACCTATAA
- a CDS encoding TIGR00289 family protein: MNVAVLFSGGKDSTMALFNALESKEDVKYLLSMKSKNDESYMFHVPNIHITDLLSQALDIPIISVETDGIKEEELEDLRSAFENLKSLGVEAIYTGALYSVYQKSRIEKLADEVGLKVFSPYWHVDELEYMRKIVSLGFKIIICGVAAWGLDESWLGRVIDDDVIDELVKLNEKYYLDIAFEGGEAETLAIDGPIFKKRIKILKYKKEWDVDSGVFIIEDAILEDK; encoded by the coding sequence ATGAATGTTGCGGTCTTGTTTTCAGGTGGAAAAGACAGTACTATGGCATTATTCAATGCCTTAGAATCGAAAGAAGATGTAAAATATCTTCTTTCAATGAAATCAAAGAATGATGAATCATACATGTTCCATGTCCCAAATATTCACATTACCGATTTGCTCTCACAAGCACTTGATATTCCGATAATTTCAGTTGAAACTGATGGCATTAAAGAAGAGGAACTTGAAGATTTGAGAAGTGCATTTGAAAATCTTAAAAGTTTAGGCGTTGAGGCCATATATACCGGTGCACTTTATTCCGTTTATCAAAAATCAAGAATTGAAAAATTGGCGGATGAAGTCGGATTGAAGGTATTTTCGCCATATTGGCATGTTGATGAATTGGAATATATGAGAAAAATAGTCTCTCTCGGTTTTAAGATTATCATTTGTGGTGTTGCAGCATGGGGTTTGGATGAATCCTGGTTGGGCAGGGTCATTGATGATGATGTTATTGATGAGCTTGTAAAACTCAATGAGAAGTATTATTTGGACATAGCTTTTGAAGGCGGAGAGGCTGAAACATTGGCTATTGACGGACCTATTTTCAAAAAAAGAATTAAAATCTTAAAATATAAAAAGGAATGGGATGTTGATAGTGGTGTGTTTATTATAGAAGATGCGATTTTAGAGGATAAATGA
- a CDS encoding HEAT repeat domain-containing protein: protein MGLFDRFKKDDKKEKKVNPDEMEIDEDQLILKKIATTSKDRIERAAAADKITDQFVALDMCKTVKDRAIRLIAVNKLKDKDLLLDAAENSQFFDVRSFAWERLGENNKSIAEIVINTKKSPHVDAIFEKIVDEETLEWIAIEASDRNYRRLSLEKINDADVLYDLVFKSSDASIRKSAVLKDSFVSEDILKKVAIEDKDESVKKAAVSKIKNEDDLAEIAKNEDNAKVRSLIFDKITNSEILKNIVLNSEKADVRLDLVSKLDDEELLEEIALNDPDKIVRSEAVKKINNETALLKILSSEEDRFVRQIAVNNLTDPKELIKIALEDEDQFVRNHAITNPAIVDEDDFKYVAINSTHEDIASEALNHISDEDSFIDILKNAKIDSIRKSTLDNINDLETLIRIVLANEDEEFSLKALNKIKVQSCLYKIYEQGISENISVRAVSLLKDQKKLTYICENDPSWRVREAAVKKIASKKILKDVSINDESEYVRNVAKKRLNL from the coding sequence ATGGGATTATTTGATAGATTTAAAAAAGATGATAAAAAGGAAAAAAAGGTCAATCCTGATGAAATGGAAATCGATGAAGATCAATTGATCCTAAAAAAGATAGCCACAACCAGCAAGGATAGGATTGAAAGGGCAGCGGCTGCCGATAAAATTACAGACCAATTTGTAGCCCTTGACATGTGCAAAACCGTAAAGGACAGAGCAATTAGATTGATTGCTGTAAACAAATTGAAAGATAAGGACCTGTTGCTGGACGCAGCTGAAAACTCACAGTTTTTTGATGTAAGGAGCTTTGCATGGGAAAGGCTGGGTGAAAACAACAAATCAATCGCTGAAATTGTCATTAACACTAAAAAAAGTCCTCATGTAGATGCGATTTTCGAAAAGATTGTCGATGAGGAAACTCTTGAATGGATTGCAATTGAGGCAAGTGATAGAAATTACAGAAGATTGTCACTGGAAAAAATAAACGATGCTGATGTGCTATACGACTTGGTTTTCAAATCATCTGATGCATCCATTAGAAAATCTGCAGTTTTAAAAGACTCGTTTGTAAGTGAAGATATCCTCAAAAAGGTAGCTATTGAAGATAAGGACGAATCAGTCAAAAAGGCAGCTGTAAGCAAAATTAAAAATGAAGATGATCTGGCTGAAATCGCTAAAAATGAAGATAATGCAAAAGTAAGGTCATTAATTTTTGATAAGATAACCAACTCCGAAATCCTAAAAAACATTGTTTTGAATTCTGAAAAAGCAGATGTTCGTCTGGATTTGGTTAGCAAATTGGATGATGAGGAACTTCTTGAAGAAATAGCTTTAAATGACCCTGATAAGATTGTAAGAAGTGAAGCAGTTAAAAAAATAAATAATGAAACTGCACTGCTTAAAATATTGTCCAGTGAAGAAGACAGGTTTGTTCGCCAAATTGCAGTCAACAACCTGACAGATCCTAAGGAATTAATTAAAATAGCCTTGGAAGATGAAGACCAGTTTGTAAGAAATCATGCAATTACAAATCCTGCCATTGTTGATGAAGATGATTTCAAATACGTTGCAATCAATTCAACACATGAGGATATTGCAAGCGAAGCGTTAAATCACATTTCCGATGAAGATTCATTCATAGACATATTGAAGAATGCAAAAATCGACAGCATCAGGAAATCCACTTTAGATAACATTAATGATTTGGAAACATTAATAAGAATAGTTCTTGCAAATGAAGATGAAGAGTTTTCACTTAAGGCTTTAAACAAAATTAAAGTTCAATCATGCTTATATAAGATTTATGAACAGGGTATTTCTGAAAATATATCTGTAAGGGCAGTTTCCCTATTAAAAGATCAAAAGAAGCTAACCTATATCTGTGAAAACGACCCTTCATGGAGGGTTCGTGAAGCTGCCGTTAAAAAAATAGCAAGCAAAAAGATATTAAAGGATGTTTCAATCAATGATGAAAGCGAATATGTACGGAATGTTGCAAAAAAGAGATTGAATTTATAG